TTAAATGTAATACCAAATATCCGATTAACGACTTCAAACAAGCCACTAATTACCTTTTCTTCTGGAAAGTAAGGACGTAACTCTTCGTCATTAATGGTATATAAAAATTGCTTTTGCTTTTCACTGTAGTAACTAATATCCCAAGGTTTAATATCACTGGCGCCAAAATATTCATAAGCATAACGTTTAAGTTGAATCAGTTCTTCTTCACCTTGTGGTTTAGCCTTTTCAGCTAGGTCATTCAAAAATGCTAATACTTGCTCAGGGCGATCCGCCATTTTAGTTGCAAGTGAAATATGGGCATAACTATCAAACCCTAATAATTGTGCCAACTCATGACGTAAAGCAAGAATCTGTTTGATATTCTCAGTATTATCCCATTTATGGGCATTTGGACCTTGATCAGATGCTCGGGTAGTATAAGCGTGATACATTTCATAACGTAAATCACGATTATCACAATACATCATTACGGGAATATAACTCGGCATATCCAAAGTTACTAACCACCCTTCTAAACCTTTAGCCGTAGCTTGTGCTTTTGCAGCAGCTAAAGCACTTTCCGGCAATCCCGCTAACTCTTCAATATTGGTAATTAACTTTGTCCAACCCATTGTTGCATCAAGAACATTGTTACTATAATTGGAAGATAATTCTGATAATTTAGCAACGATTTCTCCATAACGCTTTTGTTGTGCTTCCGGTAATCCGATTCCAGATAATTCAAAATCACGTAGTGCGTTGGTTATGGTTTTCTTTTGTGCTTTGGTTAACTGATTGAATTGTTCGCTTGCTTTTAAAGATTTATAAGCATTGTACAAACCTTTATGTTGACCAACCCATGTTGAATATTCAGATAACAACGGTAAACATGCTTCATAAGCTTCACGTAATTCAGGACTGTTTTTTACCGAATTAAGATGGCTAACTGGAGACCAAACGCGGCTAAATTTATCATCCGCTTCATCAATCGGTTGAATCAAATTATCCCATGTATAATGCTCTTGATTAACAACCTGTTCAATCACTTCTCGACAATGTTCAATTGCTTGTTTCACTGCCGGTACCACATGTTCTGGTTTGATTTGTGAAAATAACGGCAACGCTGATTGAATTAATAATGGATTTGTCATGGCAATACCTTTAGGCGTATTTTAAAAAGAATGATATATTATATTGGCTTAAATTTCGTAAATTCAAGGGATACAAACAGATTTAATTACTACCTTATCTAACTGACCTGCTGTTTATTAATACTTACCAAACATACTCTCATAATTCAGGTTTGCATTAAACTTATCTACTCCATCTTCAACAAACCCATTTATAAGTATTGATTATTACTAGCAGTTAAAATTGATTCTTTTACAAAATATAACTTAGCTCACAAAAAACCAAAATTCAAAGGAAAACTACTGACGAATTCTAATCTTACTGCTAAACTAGGTAAGTTTGGCAATAACTTTAATAACAATAATGATATGCAAAATAACATGAATAAAAACAATAGCAAGCGACTATAACCAAAATCACAAATTCACCCATCATAGTAACCACATTCGATTAAATATAAAAAAAACAGGAAACCGGATGACAGAACTTATCATTGACCCAAAAATCGAGCAACTGAAAAAGATCACCCGCCAAGATGGCGCTGATAAATATGCTCAAGCACTGTATGACTTAGCAGATATTTACCATTTTGAAAAAAATGATATTGAACAAGCTGAATACTATTATCAATTAATTGAAAAAAATGATAACTCTATAGTTTATGCTGGTGCGCAATACAATTTAGGATACATTTACCATTATCATAAAAATGATATTAAAGTTGCTCAAGTTTATTATCAATTAGTTGAAAAAAATGATCACCCACAAGCTTATGCACTAGCACAATACCAATTGGGTCAGATTTTCCATTTTTATAAAAATGATATTGAACAGGCCGAATACTATTATCTATTAGTTAATAAAAATGATTGTCCTCAATCTTATGCATATGCGCAATGTCAATTGGGAAATATTTATAAAGATTACAAAGATGATATTAAATTGGCTGAAGACTATTATCGATTAGTGGAAAAAAATAATAGTCTTGAAGCTTATTCACAAGCACAACACCAATTAGGGCAGATTTATCAATTTTATAAAGATGATATTGAACAGGCTGAAGCTTATTATCGATTAGCTGAAAAAAATAATAGTCCTCAAGCTTATGCGCACGCACAATTCCTATTAGGGCAGATTTATCAATTTTACAAAGATGATAGTGAAAACGCAGAACACTATTATCGATTAGTTGAAAAAAATGATAATCCTCAAGCTTATGCAGATGCACAATACCAATTGGGACAAATTTATCAATTTGATAAAGGTGATATTGAACACTCAGAACACTATTATCAATTAGTTGAAAAAAATGATAGCCGTCTATCTTTTGCAGAGGCGCAATGTCAATTGGGAAATATATATCAATATTACAAAAATGATATTGAACAGGCCGAAAATCATTATCGATTAGTTGAAAAAAATGATACCCCTCAAGCTTATTCAGATGGCCAATGCCTAATGCGACGTATTTATCAATTTAAAAAAGATGATATTAAACAGACCGAAAATTATCATCAATTAGTTGAAAAAAATGGTAGTCTTCATGCTTATGTAGAGGCCCAATGTCAATTGGGAAATATATATCAACATTACAAAAATGATATTAAACAAGCCGAATACTATTATCGATTAGTTGAAAAAAATGGTAATCGTCAAGTTTATGCATATGCACAATTCCAATTGGGACAGATTTATCAATTTGATAAAGATAATATTGAACACGCAGAACACTATTATCGATTAG
Above is a genomic segment from Frischella perrara containing:
- the prlC gene encoding oligopeptidase A, with translation MTNPLLIQSALPLFSQIKPEHVVPAVKQAIEHCREVIEQVVNQEHYTWDNLIQPIDEADDKFSRVWSPVSHLNSVKNSPELREAYEACLPLLSEYSTWVGQHKGLYNAYKSLKASEQFNQLTKAQKKTITNALRDFELSGIGLPEAQQKRYGEIVAKLSELSSNYSNNVLDATMGWTKLITNIEELAGLPESALAAAKAQATAKGLEGWLVTLDMPSYIPVMMYCDNRDLRYEMYHAYTTRASDQGPNAHKWDNTENIKQILALRHELAQLLGFDSYAHISLATKMADRPEQVLAFLNDLAEKAKPQGEEELIQLKRYAYEYFGASDIKPWDISYYSEKQKQFLYTINDEELRPYFPEEKVISGLFEVVNRIFGITFKERKDVEVWSPEVRFFDLFDKQGQYKASFYLDLYAREHKRGGAWMDDCIGQMRFADGHLQKPVAYLTCNFNRPVDDKPALFTHNEVTTLFHEFGHGLHHMLTEIETSSVAGINGVAWDAVELPSQFLENWCWQPEALAFISGHYQTGEPLPKEMLTKMLDAKNYQAALFILRQLEFGLFDFRLHFEYSPEQGALILETLKQVRELVAVTPTVEWGRFPHAFSHVFAGGYAAGYYSYLWAEVLSADAFSRFEEEGIFNVKTGNEFLDHILSQGGSDEPMTLFKNFRGREPKLEALLHHYGIKSSM